The following proteins come from a genomic window of Halobaculum sp. MBLA0147:
- a CDS encoding PAS domain-containing protein — MTGEGPPGSTLRDDTGETALSLPPDHGPRPALRDALRDLLVADPDEFRERVRSLAARHEFPVAERLDTVPHPTPEETPSEAPPDRLPFDTGRLAPREVSLAWKVWVLDEAPLGVTLAGPAYHDTPLVAVNETFCRLTGYDAETLHGENPRLLQTDATAEEAVADFVEALRTWEGVTVELHNERRDGTPFRNRVSLVPVPGADGTVENWFGLQAAVAWPEGRPTRSTE; from the coding sequence GTGACAGGAGAGGGACCGCCGGGGTCGACGCTCCGAGACGACACGGGAGAGACTGCTCTCTCGCTGCCGCCAGACCACGGGCCGCGTCCCGCACTGCGAGACGCGCTGCGAGACCTCCTCGTCGCCGATCCCGACGAGTTCCGCGAGCGAGTGCGATCACTCGCGGCGAGACACGAGTTCCCGGTCGCGGAGCGACTCGACACAGTTCCGCACCCGACACCAGAAGAGACACCCAGCGAAGCCCCGCCCGATCGCCTCCCGTTCGACACGGGGCGACTCGCACCGCGAGAGGTGTCGCTGGCGTGGAAGGTGTGGGTGCTCGACGAGGCGCCACTCGGCGTCACGCTCGCCGGCCCGGCGTACCACGACACCCCGCTGGTGGCGGTCAACGAGACGTTCTGTCGGCTGACCGGGTACGACGCCGAGACGCTCCACGGCGAGAACCCGCGGCTGCTCCAGACGGACGCGACGGCGGAGGAGGCCGTCGCCGACTTCGTCGAGGCACTCCGAACGTGGGAGGGTGTCACCGTCGAACTCCACAACGAGCGGCGCGACGGGACGCCGTTCCGGAACCGGGTGAGCCTCGTCCCGGTTCCCGGTGCCGACGGCACCGT